The Populus alba chromosome 6, ASM523922v2, whole genome shotgun sequence genomic interval TTCTCACATGGGAAGGAAGTCTACACTGACTATTCCATTATTGGTGAGCGTCAATTTATTGTACAGTTCGCTAGTGGTGCATGCACATATCATTATTGTCACCAAAATGTACATATAAAATTTTGGTTCCTGGGGCAAAACGTTATACTAGTTAGTTGTGACTTGAAGTGTCAATGTCCACTCTGTGCAGGAATACCAGGAGATGGTAGATGTTTGTTCCGTTCCGTGGCTCATGGGGCTTGTCTACGGTTTGGGAAACGAGCTCCAAGTGAAAGCCTTCAGAGAGAATTAGCAGATGACTTGCGTTCTaaagtatttttcttaagttttttcATGTTGATAATGAGAAGTGTTACATTTTTTGTTTCAGCAAAAAGCATAACCTCCTATTGCCTCATCACCTTCTATCATTTTATGAATTTGCCTTTTTCTCTTGATCGTCTTTTTGCATATAGAAAAATCAACATTTCTCTTATAAAATGCTAAGTGATAACAATTTGTTTAACAAGAGAAAAACTCCATGACATTAGCCATTACCCTATCATATTCTTAAATTTTCCATCCAGGGCATGTTAATtgcaatatttaatatttacagGACTCTTGATTTGTGATGTTTTGTTAAATTGGCCAGGTTGCTGATGAGTTTATCAAGAGAAGGGAAGATACAGAATGGTGAGAATTTTTGGCTATACACCATTTTTTCCACTATATTTATAGCAATAATGAATGCTATATAAGGGGACAAACAATATCCAATTTGTGTGATATTACAGAACCACtgtaatagaaactaaaaaaaagaaagaagttgggTTCATGTTGGCAAACCATGAAAACTGGTTTCAGATGTATTGATGCAACTTTGCTGTCAATGTTTTCAATGGTTCAATCACGCCCCTTAATTTTTCCCACATACTTTTTCAAACAGTACATGCCTTTGTAAAGTGAATCGAGTTTACATGGGATCTGAACTACTTGCACTATTTCTCAGGGCATATGATATCACAGTGAAGAAATATACCACCAGTGGTAAacttttatgtataaatttgttTGACAACTCCATGATTCCAACAGGTTTATAGAAGGCAATTTTGACACCTATGTGTCACAAATGAGGAAGCCACATGTGTGGGGTGGCGAGCCTGAGTTGTTAATGGCTTCGCATGTTCTCAAGTAAGGACCTCTCTCTCGATGTGTTCATCTCTTATAAGGAAAAACAGAATGTGCAGGCTTTGAAAATTGTAGCAATTTGAAAGCATATGATTTTCATTTACTTGTCTTcaacttttgagaaaaagagagaggaagatTCATTGAGGGTTAATATTGATGGAAGCCATAAAATAACTGCAGGATGCCAATCACTGTGTACATGCACGACAAGAATGCCAGGGGCTTGATATCCATTGCAGAGTATGGTCAGGAGTACGGGGTGGAAAATCCAATTAGAGTTATATACAATGGATTTGGTCATTATGATGCCTTGCAATTTTCCTGGAACCAGAGGCGGTAAATCAAAACTTTAGCTGCGCTTTTTTACTGAAACTGGAAAGAAAATCATGATATATGAATGTAATTGCATCGTTTTATGTTATGTTGCGTGCTATAGTAATTCTCTTAACAGATTAAGATATTGTTTGGGAATAggtgtaaaaatttaaattatttttttactaaaatttaatatgatttgtatgttttgaatcattttaatgtattgatataaaaaataatttttaaaaaataaaaaatattattgatatatatttcagcacaaaaagttatttgaaaaacaatcattattacACTGTTAATTAAAGTGAGAAATAATTCTTTAGTCTAACTGCTAGGGCGAACTAAGAAGGCATTTTAGTGAATTAGTGTCCGGttgatattataatagtttttttttttgtggttaaaaaaaataaggattaaattttaatatatatatatatatatatatatatattagaattgaatatgaaaattgagaagaaatattttttatatataaaaaaaactaataataaaaattcaaagaaaaaaggtcaaataaaaatataaaaaatcaagatcaaTCTATAATTtacagaagagaagagagagaatatcattaaaaaaagattgactACTGGCAAATCACCAACCACCAATCCATTGTTGACTCGTGTCACGGTaggaagaaaatgatataatgGTACATCTGAAGACACAATGGAAAGACAAGTTTCACAACTAGGAGGTGTTGCACACGTCAATTAAAGTGCGTGGGTATCTTCTGTGTTGCGAActgataatttattaaaatttaatattaattaatttaggtaaaaatattataatattcttaataaaacattaaataataaaaaaaccaatttagaaGATAAAGGAAATTAGCCCTTGacaaaggataatttttttactttaaaggcTTTTAAGTAGTCTAACTGTTCATTCAAGTTTGAAAAACCCAACTACCCCTAGATGCaagtttagtatttttattaattaagatgcGCGCAAGCTGGTCCGAACatccacgttaaactaaaaaaaaaatttagtatttttattgttcgTTAAATAACAAAAGACATCCCATCAGCCATGCCAAATATTATTTGACTGagggataaaataattattttatattataataaacattaaaataagtTCAGAGCTACAGTAAAGATACTACTTAAACTCCATCAATTTCAGTATATTTGTTAAGAGGTGTACTTCTGGGTATTCATTGCTCAGTAGTGTAATGCCTTGTGGGCAGTGTCAGCCTGAACTTATAGGACACTTTTCATCATGAGGGTGTTTGAAATCGTAGTTTAgagttttgtaaatttttaaatttttttatttaaaatattttttattatattttaaaattattttattgtattagaTTCTGAGCGTACACAAGTCTGGACCCCAAATGGGCGACCACGTAAAACCAAAAAGATGGACTTTCTAGGGCACCTGTCCATTTCTTCTTTGTTAAAGTCTGGACACTTGTGCTGGTGCTCCATTTTCTAGCACAAACGAACTCTTGATGGCTTTTAGGCTtggccttttcttcttcttgtccaAAAGAGCCTATTgtgataattaatttgaaatggGATAATTAATTATCTCTTGATgggataattaatttgaaatgttTGTTGTTAAGGTAGTGTTAGGTTGTGCGTTTCAACctgtattttgttaaattttgaatttttttttgttaaaattgagtgcgatttatactttttggatcgttttgatgtgctcatgtcaaaaataatttttaaaaaataaaaaacaccattgacatgtatttcggcatgaaaaactatttgaaaagcaacaactACTACACTGACAAACACGCTCTAAATCCACATCTCGTTCTTGGCCTATTGTGATCACacgcatggttttttttttagcttctgGTGGCTAATAATCTATGATTTACGATAGGGTTCAATCAAGGAAGCATGTTTTGCATGTCTTGAAgaatgatttttaaagtattttttgtgatgaaatatattaaaaaaaattattttaaaaaaattatctttaataacagtgtattaaaataatttaaaaaatatattaattaaaaaaataaatctgtgTCTAAGTAAAGATCAGAGGATTACAGAATTCTACTTTTTCCCGATCGTCGTTTCTGATGGATTTTTTCGAATCTTACAGCCAATGTAGAGTTTACGAGAGTGGTCCTGATGGCTAGTGGAAACTGAAAAGGGAAGCTCACCAGCATCAAAGCATGTCTGCAATGTGTCCTTGTTCAAATGATTTTCTGACACCAGACCACAGAGTCTGTAAACAGCACATTTACAATCCCGTCCCTACTTTCCACTTCCAATTTCTGGCCACCTTTTGCTGCTCTGGGATTAGGCAGCGATGGTactgtattgttttttaaaatatatttttttatttttttaaatttattatgtatcaaaattcaaaaccacTAAATTATTATacagaggggaaaaaaaaattgggatgACCGCATCGCTTTGTATTATGGTAGTAGAATGGAGGTGTGCGCTTGATAATAACATCTCAACTTCTTGATTACGAGAAGATTTACGAGAAAAGTGGATGAATCTTCCAAAAtcttatcatgaaaaatatgattatagAAAGTGGTAGATTTCATATCAAGAAAATTGAGAGGTAATACTGCAAAAGGTACaagaaattttttcttttagtttttttcactgTTAACTGGATAGAGTTCCTTTTAAAATCTGGGAAGAGCTATTGGCACACCACATTGGTCTTGTGTTTTTAATTGGgttatttagaaaatatagtggtaaatattttttaaagtatttattttatttaaatttggaaTATAATTTCAAACGGCTAATAATTCtaaagctcatttatttgtagaaaacaaaaattttgaaaagtggtttttaataaaaagtaaattcttgaaaataaattattttatcatattttgtagtgtcatgaaaaataaattgaattacactgttcaatatttaaattttaaaaaaagtaagctataaaatatcttattgatgtttttttttcaagtttattaaaagaatagttactaaatattacaaataaaaagttaaagggacatgaaaataaaaatatatatatatatataattatttcaaataaaataaattataataaaaaataagaatcaaaatagatacaaattttaattaaaaaataaatagagaaaaacatataaccattgaaagaatgaggatcaaagttgataaaaaaataaaattaaatcaaatcttaagagataaaatttttaaaaaatcaaaataaaatacacaacaataaaaaaaaattaagaactaaatttaaaataattaacaaataataaaatatttgtgaatttatgaaaatttcttaaaagtattttaacaaaaatatttttgtaaaaactaaatgaaaatttttttgattgaagagcatttttttgtaataataaataaataaaaataaaagaaaataattttttttcttcaaaaaaaatactttctataTAAATCAAACTAGTCTAAAATTACTACCAGTCAAGACATTTGAGAGAGATACAAATCTATATCCGAGATTAATGGAAAGagagaacaaaagaaaagaaatgggaaGGAAGATAAGAGAAGGTATAAAAAGATTGATATACATGTTAGACAATCATTCCAAATCTTGTCATTTGTCATTTGTCATTTGTCAATCTTGTCAATTGTTATTTGAAAAGTTTTCTATTCAAAACAAATCACGTGCCCTTGTatgattaaatgaaaaattcttAAACCGAATTCAAATAAATGGAATGCGACAGAGAATATAAGAAATTGATTTGTGAATGttatttgctggaaaataattttttatttttaatattgttataaaaaataaattaaaaatatttttttattatttgattatattataaaaataaattctaaatattttttttaaaacttattaaaataataagaaataaaccttataaattaaaaggttgaatgagaataaaattaaaaaagaatctaattttataaattattttaaataaaataaataataatcaatataatagagatcaaatctaacatataaaatttttgaaagattatgaaattaaaaaaaaattataatttcacaataatataaactaaatttgataaataaaaaatttcaataaaaaaataaaaaataataataaaaaatcataaaaataaagaccaaaattagtataaaaataaaattataagagataaaataaaaaaaattcaaaacataatatacagtgatcaaaagtttgaggatcaaatttgatataatcagtaaataatataatatttttaaattttttataactttttttaaaaaaatttcattcagAATAAAAGGACAACAATTtgctaaaaatcaaatcaaaattttctttaacttaaaagtatttttcaatttttttagtgataaaaaaacataagaaattttaaaaagttagttTTTGTGAATAAACGAGGCTTTTTCATTCctcttttttgttatatattattatgGGAGAGGTGTATGGATGATTCATACACAAAAAGATTGTTTATACATATACAAGGCATTCCCTACATGAAGCATTTTCAACtccttgaactaaaaaaaaaatcctttgttatgtagatttcttttttcaaaaaaatatacttaaaaaattgttatttaaagGTCATGTTTGTTTTCCAATCTCACACGTGAGTCATGTTtgttcctttttaattattttttggtgcGCAATTAAATGTAGAATaattgataagataaaaagttattaaatccagTTTAATAAATAATCCAAATCAATTTCTAACCATCTTCAATGCACCTAACACATGCTCATCATTTGGATATCTTCCCAAAACTGGACAATCAAACTCCAGCTTTTTACCCAACTCGAGAAAGGGTACTTTTTTCAGTGAAGAAATACTTTCAAACATGCTCCATCCCTTTCCAGTCGATCGGATATGTTTAGGAATAtagtgtaaattatattttcttgaaattaaaattttatttttgttaaaattaaatgtagtttgtattttttggatcgttttgatgtgctgatgtcaaaaataatttttaaaaaataaaaaaatattatttatatgtatttcggcacaaaaaattatttgaaaagaaatcacTATTACACTACTAAACACGCTCGAAGTTGCAAGTGACCGAGGTTTTGTTCTCGTCTCTCGGTACCTAAGCTAgaactttttattataaattatgttgTAATCTTCTACCTCTAGCCCCTTACATCAATATTGTTGAGTTTTTTATGATATGAGAATACGAtgtagaataaaattataaataagagCATTTTCAATTAAGTGTgtgttttacatgttttataattttttcctaacagaaaacaaattattatgatGTTTATTAACtagttagatatttttaaaactacaataaaataaaacataatttcaacCATGTTAAGAATAAGTATGTGGACAATAAGTTAGAGcgtgtttgtttttcaattagaaattgtattttacaaaattttgagatattttatttttcttagaaattaagttgtttagaatttttaaataattttaatatattaatatcaaaaataaattaaacaaatattattttcatatattaaaaaaaacactttatcaCTGCTATAATACTAAAAGTTAtcttaaaagtaattaattaaataaataaaaaggttgtgTGTAGAGTAGTAGAACAGTCAACCATAAACTTCAGCAGCtatattttatgtttgtatttatattttaaaagtattttttaaaaaaataattttatttgttttattttattttatatcgtaaaagtagatttttaaaaaataataaaatattattttaattgaatgtatttctaaaaataaaaacacgttGTGTTAATTCAAATTTGCTCACGTTCCCATGTTGCTCGGTGCTTGCCAGCCTCGATTTTCCCAACTCGAAACtcaatttcaagttcaaaactttcaaatccaaaaaccttctactcttcttcttctccctcacaCTTAACCACTATTTCTCTTCAGCAACTCCTCGTTGCAAAATATCCTCTCCGATCTCTCTCACTCTCCTAAATGGTTAAAACTCAGAGCTAAAAcagcaaaaaatgaaaatgtcaGCAATCCCTTTCAAAGTCACAGCCTTTCTCGTCACAATCACCTTCACCAACCTTCGATTTCTCTCGTTGTCTCTTAACACTGATGGTCTAGCTCTCCTAGCCCTCAAAGCCGCAATCACAACTGATCCAACCGACACTCTAGCTTCCTGGACCGAAACTGACCCAACCCCGTGTCACTGGCATGGTATCACTTGCATTAACCACAGAGTCACCTCTCTTTCGCTCCCTAACAAAAGCCTCACTGGCTACATTCCTTCTGAACTTGGCCTTCTCGACTCACTAACTCGACTCACTCTCTCTCGCAACAACTTCTCTAAACTCATACCTTTACACCTCTTCAATGCATCAACTCTCCGCTTTCTTGATTTGTCTCACAATTCTCTGTCAGGTCCAATTCCTGCCAAGATTGAATCTTTGCAAGCCTTAAGCCACTTGGATTTATCTTCTAATTGTCTTAACGGGTCTCTCCCTGCATCTTTGATTAAGCTAAAAAGCTTAACTGGGACTTTAAATTTGTCTTACAATTCGTTTTCTGGGGAGATTCCAGGGTCATATGGGTTTTTTCCAGTAATGTTGAGTTTAGATTTAAGACACAATAATCTTAGTGGCAAAGTGCCTTTAGTTGGGTCATTAGTGAACCAGGGGCCAACTGCTTTTGCTGGAAACCCAAGTCTTTGTGGTTTTCCTTTACAAACTCCATGTCCTGAAGCTCTTAATATCACGATTAGTGATAATCCTGAGAACCCAAAAGGCCCAAATCCTGTTTTTATCCCTGGGAGTGTTGAGAACGTGAAAATCAAAACAGAGTCGATAGCAGTTCCCTTAATTTCGGGCGTTTCGGTGGTGATCGGTGTTGTTTCGGTATCAGCGTTGCTGTATCGGAAGAAATGGGGGGCTAATGAGGGTAAAgtgggaaaagaaaagatagacAAGAGTGACAATAATGAGGGTACTTTTAAAAAGGAGGAGCAGGATGGTAAATTTCTGGTGATCGATGAAGGGTTTAATCTGGAATTAGAGGATTTGTTGAGGGCATCTGCTTCTGTGGTGGGGAAAAGTAGGAGTGGGATAGTGTACAAGGTGGCAGTGGGTGGTCGTGGGTCTGGTACGGTGGTGCCTATGGTTGTTGCTGTGAGGAGGCTGAGTGAAGATGATGCCACGTGGAAGCTGAAGGAATTTGAGTCCGAGGTTGAAGCAATTGGGAGGGTCCATCATCCTAATATTGTAAGGCTGAGAGCTTATTACTTTGCTCAT includes:
- the LOC118032671 gene encoding OVARIAN TUMOR DOMAIN-containing deubiquitinating enzyme 4 isoform X2, whose product is MIVCSAINTCVKNVVHLSGRVQQMGSTILNVVSRGQSTSRCFSLYPSRSRSNYSRLSVSKTFSCPSISFHKLHRNCFGSDSIKQRYNLLSLTVKGVVNSGGPLKRQFNISLPSQNMALRFSVSKRGLLSKIKATRKNKEEDICNSSDIKFSHGKEVYTDYSIIGIPGDGRCLFRSVAHGACLRFGKRAPSESLQRELADDLRSKVADEFIKRREDTEWFIEGNFDTYVSQMRKPHVWGGEPELLMASHVLKMPITVYMHDKNARGLISIAEYGQEYGVENPIRVIYNGFGHYDALQFSWNQRR
- the LOC118032670 gene encoding receptor protein kinase-like protein ZAR1; its protein translation is MKMSAIPFKVTAFLVTITFTNLRFLSLSLNTDGLALLALKAAITTDPTDTLASWTETDPTPCHWHGITCINHRVTSLSLPNKSLTGYIPSELGLLDSLTRLTLSRNNFSKLIPLHLFNASTLRFLDLSHNSLSGPIPAKIESLQALSHLDLSSNCLNGSLPASLIKLKSLTGTLNLSYNSFSGEIPGSYGFFPVMLSLDLRHNNLSGKVPLVGSLVNQGPTAFAGNPSLCGFPLQTPCPEALNITISDNPENPKGPNPVFIPGSVENVKIKTESIAVPLISGVSVVIGVVSVSALLYRKKWGANEGKVGKEKIDKSDNNEGTFKKEEQDGKFLVIDEGFNLELEDLLRASASVVGKSRSGIVYKVAVGGRGSGTVVPMVVAVRRLSEDDATWKLKEFESEVEAIGRVHHPNIVRLRAYYFAHDEKLLVSDFIRNGSLYSALHGGPSNTLPVLSWADRLKIAQGTARGLMYIHEHSPRKHVHGNLKSTKILLDDELQPYISSFGLARLVSSGSKFTTSASKKQYLNQTISSVTGLKISAPSNVYLAPEARVAGRKFTQKCDVYSFGIVLMELLTGRLPDARPENDGKGLDSLVRNMFREERALSEIIDPALLIEVNAERHVVAVFHIALNCTELDPELRPRMRTVSENLDCIKLH